One genomic region from Colletotrichum lupini chromosome 7, complete sequence encodes:
- a CDS encoding VerA protein codes for MGHLPIMFEFRKEYPGDINISNFHPWIINNYQRYFPEMDHCPPVIYLDLWPTKNLDKHQISLDFMNPLTKGLDIATLQGDEWKKCRGWFNPGFSSRNVSSMVPDLIEEIKDFADNLQQKAGSNGSWGRMFQLRNMTTALTFDIIVRAVLDERLHEQTNTTAGPLRVALADQLRLMGIRQAFSFGYLFPWQNKAVDRNNRIVQHQLQPNIVRSLETGLKPSKKKTVLNLALMHLAEEAGGRPIDPTTDQLMMDTILGNLKTFLVAGHETTASALCFMFKVLQDNPDCMAKVRTEHDEVLGLDPDQAADILSKSPQLLGSLRYTHAVIKETLRLYQLASTMRGGEPGFYLSDTTTGLQYPTEGFLVWDGGPGMQHDPSLWPHVDQFIPDRWLVPAEDPLHPVKDAWRAFARGPRDCIGQEIALVEIKLVAALIMRKYDVEEAWDEWDALQGPKAKKDMVRGQRLYVAGDGIGHPKEGMPVRVTISSGARKYSMTAHTP; via the exons ATGGGCCATCTTCCCATCATGTTTGAGTTTCGCAAAGAGTATCCAGGAGACATcaatattagtaacttccaCCCATGGATCATCAATAACTACCAGAGATACTTTCCGGAAATGGACCACTGCCCTCCAGTCATTTATCTGGATCTCTGGCCT ACGAAGAATCTTGACAAGCATCAAATCTCCCTCGACTTCATGAACCCGCTGACCAAGGGTTTAGACATCGCTACCCTTCAAGGCGATGAGTGGAAGAAATGCCGAGGCTGGTTCAACCCCGGCTTCAGTTCGAGAAATGTTTCGTCAATGGTTCCTGATCTTATCGAAGAGATTAAGGACTTTGCGGATAACTTGCAACAAAAGGCCGGCTCTAATGGATCGTGGGGTCGCATGTTTCAGCTCCGCAACATGACGACGGCTCTTACTTTTGACATTATTGTCCGTGCAGTCTT GGATGAGCGTCTCCACGAGCAGACAAATACGACTGCTGGCCCTCTCAGAGTGGCACTTGCTGACCAGTTGAGGCTCATGGGCATAAGACAAGCCTTCAGTTTCGGCTACTTGTTCCCATGGCAGAACAAAGCCGTGGATCGTAACAATCGCATTGTTCAACACCAGCTTCAACCCAATATTGTACGATCTCTGGAAACCGGTCTCAAACCAtccaagaagaagacggTGCTCAATCTCGCTTTGATGCATTTAGCAGAAGAGGCAGGTGGGCGCCCGATTGACCCAACTACCGACCAACTCATGATGGACACCATCTTGGGCAATCTGAAGACCTTTCTTGTTGCGGGCCATGAGACAACTGCCAGTGCACTGTGCTTCATGTTCAAGGTTCTCCAGGACAACCCAGACTGCATGGCCAAGGTCCGCACCGAACACGACGAGGTACTGGGTCTAGATCCCGACCAAGCTGCTGACATTCTGAGCAAGTCACCTCAGCTCCTCGGCTCCCTTCGGTATACACACGCCGTGATCAAGGAGACTCTCCGCCTGTATCAACTTGCCTCCACCATGCGAGGAGGAGAGCCGGGATTTTATCTCAGTGATACTACTACTGGTCTGCAGTATCCCACCGAAGGGTTTCTTGTGTGGGATGGCGGCCCGGGTATGCAGCATGACCCGTCCCTATGGCCGCACGTTGATCAGTTCATTCCGGACCGCTGGCTTGTTCCTGCCGAAGACCCGCTTCATCCCGTGAAGGATGCCTGGAGGGCATTTGCCCGCGGTCCTCGGGATTGCATCGGTCAAGAGATTGCTCTGGTTGAGATCAAGCTGGTCGCAGCCTTGATCATGAGGAAGTACGATGTTGAAGAGGCCTGGGATGAGTGGGATGCTCTCCA AGGGCCTAAAGCCAAGAAAGATATGGTCCGGGGACAAAGGCTATATGTGGCTGGAGACGGCATCGGGCATCCCAAAGAAGGCATGCCAGTTCGC GTTACGATATCATCAGGTGCACGAAAGTACAGTATGACCGCACACACTCCATAG
- a CDS encoding methyltransferase domain-containing protein: MADVATVPTPAPVEKTFRAYTKEQGATYAKGRLGYDQRIYNYIYDHHVSTGGQTDSLLDIGCGPGTVARELSPRFTRTIALDPSVGMIDAARALGGVTSAPEPIRFEVSTAEELGSNLSPPVADASVDLITAATAAHWFDMPGFWAAAARVLKPGGSVAIWTSSSKYIHPSMPNAASMQQILQDFRDEYIQPYMTPGNLIAEKMYETLPMPWDLETPVAEFEESAFLRKDWNKDGTVGPDGEFFLGQQKLGLDHVEKFLETVSPVTRWREAHPDDVGTDRDVVKMAVGKIASLLHEAGMEPGKEIITTGVAGALIMVKKKE, from the coding sequence ATGGCCGACGTCGCAACCGTCCCAACTCCAGCCCCGGTTGAGAAAACCTTCCGTGCCTACACAAAGGAGCAAGGCGCTACTTACGCCAAAGGCAGGCTGGGCTACGACCAAAGGATCTACAACTACATTTACGACCACCACGTCTCAACAGGCGGCCAAACAGACTCCCTTCTCGACATCGGCTGCGGCCCCGGCACCGTTGCCCGTGAGCTCAGCCCGCGCTTTACACGGACCATCGCCCTGGACCCGAGCGTGGGCATGATCGACGCTGCCCGAGCCCTGGGCGGGGTCACATCGGCCCCGGAGCCGATCCGCTTCGAGGTCTCCACCGCGGAGGAGCTCGGGTCCAACCTCTCCCCGCCCGTCGCCGACGCCAGCGTCGACCTCATCACAGCCGCTACCGCGGCGCACTGGTTCGATATGCCCGGCTTCTGGGCTGCCGCTGCCCGCGTGCTCAAGCCGGGCGGTTCCGTCGCCATCTGGACGAGCAGCTCAAAGTACATTCACCCATCCATGCCCAACGCCGCGAGCATGCAGCAGATCCTACAAGATTTCCGTGACGAGTATATCCAGCCGTACATGACTCCGGGTAACCTCATAGCGGAGAAGATGTACGAGACGCTACCGATGCCATGGGACCTCGAAACGCCGGTGGCGGAATTCGAAGAGAGCGCTTTCCTGCGCAAAGACTGGAACAAGGACGGCACAGTCGGACCAGACGGGGAGTTCTTCTTGGGTCAGCAGAAGCTGGGTCTAGATCACGTCGAAAAGTTCCTAGAGACGGTCAGCCCGGTGACGCGGTGGCGTGAGGCGCACCCCGATGATGTCGGAACGGATCGTGATGTAGTCAAGATGGCCGTTGGGAAAATCGCAAGTTTGCTCCACGAAGCAGGGATGGAGCCAGGGAAAGAAATCATCACCACTGGCGTTGCAGGGGCTCTAATCATGGTCAAAAAGAAGGAATAA
- a CDS encoding cytochrome P450, giving the protein MAIINIMVQASCLGFAFTILYIVSYIIYNLFFHPLRRFPGPILMRATRATFCYRLWCGTLSFDMLDLHRKYGDVVRIAPDELAYADPAAWKEIMGHRAGSVASGGQAPLEFEKSETFYRPIADLPRDIITAPGPEHAMLRRTLSHGFSDRSLRDQQPVIMKYVDIFIAKLRELADVPVQKAYRDEEGDGDSSAMDLGEKGTADLGEPVNLTLWYNYCTFDIIGDLAFGEPFGCLEGGDLHPWVRTIFQMIRLGVALQTANHFSVLSRFITAVMSTKAMRNRRLEHQAMTMDKLKRRIALAEREGPRADLMEGLLKKREEWLEGNASIIIIAGSETTATLLSGVTYLLLKNPEKMQKLVNEVRTTFEKESDVDLKSVNKLTYILACLDEALRLYPPVPTGLPRTVPEGGAMIRGEFLPEKTTVAVHQWAMYHNEANFKNPFLFHPERFLGDPEYASDRREALQPFHIGPRSCLGRKDADHASEIALEL; this is encoded by the exons ATGGCCATCATCAACATCATGGTCCAGGCTTCGTGCCTTGGCTTCGCCTTC ACCATACTTTACATCGTCTCGTACATCATCTATAACCTCTTCTTCCACCCCCTCCGCCGCTTTCCCGGCCCAATCCTCATGCGCGCAACCCGCGCAACATTCTGCTACCGGCTCTGGTGCGGCACTCTCTCTTTCGACATGCTTGACCTCCACAGAAAGTATGGCGACGTGGTGCGTATCGCCCCGGATGAGCTGGCGTACGCGGACCCCGCAGCGTGGAAGGAGATCATGGGTCACCGTGCCGGGAGCGTTGCAAGCGGCGGCCAGGCGCCGCTCGAGTTTGAGAAGTCGGAGACGTTTTACAGGCCGATTGCGGACCTGCCAAGGGATATCATCACGGCACCTGGCCCGGAACACGCTATGCTAAGGAGGACTTTGAGTCACGGGTTCAGCGATCGGAGTTTGAGGGATCAGCAGCCCGTGATCATGAAGTATGTTGACATCTTTATCGCTAAGCTGCGAGAGTTAGCAGATGTTCCGGTTCAGAAGGCGTACCGAGATGAAGAGGGCGACGGGGATTCTTCCGCGATGGACCTTGGTGAAAAGGGAACGGCAGATCTCGGGGAGCCGGTGAACCTGACGCTCTGGTACAACTACTGCACCTTTGACATCATCGGAGACCTGGCCTTTGGGGAACCGTTTGGGTGTTTGGAGGGAGGGGACCTACATCCCTGGGTGAGGACGATCTTCCAAATGATCCGGCTGGGCGTCGCACTGCAGACGGCGAACCACTTTTCGGTACTGAGCCGGTTCATCACGGCGGTGATGTCGACCAAGGCAATGAGGAACAGGCGGCTTGAGCATCAGGCTATGACGATGGATAAGTTGAAGAGGAGGATTGCGTTGGCGGAGAGGGAAGGGCCGAGGGCGGACTTGATGGAGGGGCTGTTGAAGAAGAGGGAGGAGTGG CTCGAGGGCAACGCGAGCATCATTATCATTGCGGGCTCCGAGACTACGGCGACGCTGCTTTCGGGGGTGACGTATCTCCTCTTGAAGAACCCCGAAAAGATGCAGAAGCTGGTGAACGAAGTCAGAACGACGTTTGAAAAGGAGTCGGACGTCGATCTCAAGTCTGTGAATAAGCTGACGTACATTCTCGCGTGCCTGGATGAAGCGCTGCGGTTGTATCCGCCTGTGCCGACTGGTCTTCCCAGGACGGTGCCCGAAGGCGGAGCTATGATTCGCGGGGAGTTTCTCCCAGAGAAG ACGACTGTTGCCGTCCATCAGTGGGCCATGTACCACAACGAGGCCAACTTCAAGAACCCCTTCCTCTTCCACCCGGAGAGATTCCTGGGTGACCCGGAGTATGCTTCTGATCGCAGAGAGGCGTTACAGCCGTTCCACATTGGACCTCGAAGTTGCTTGGGACGAAA AGATGCGGATCATGCTAGCGAGATTGCTTTGGAGCTTTGA
- a CDS encoding calcineurin-like phosphoesterase, with product MAPPYSNGNGYAYKGSKKPASASASLPFQHYYNDDSFRARLRPLLAALQRLLRTLWAFWQTRGRRLATGIMWQAGRRLRQNLTARRLLSFPHLLVCLWGIVLLWGEGWVFKSRVAECKWSNWENWPAGSSPHHLVFVADPQITDPKSYPGRPWPLEDLTVLITDNYIRRGYRQLQSQLRPDSLFFLGDLFDGGREWKTAHSDFKDPQWAVNRRPKNEKDHVKGWNDNYGQKYWLKEYERFGDIFFGSWGLGGSRAGDWQRGRKLVASLPGNHDLGFGDQVKGSVRDRFNTYFGDVNRVDVIGNHSIVSVDSLSLSAVSSKQAEVDLKAIHTPADVFLKDVKFTKRKAVERELRFWRGEVEVEPLDHIVEELETADAKVPTIAPGEEGPDFPTILLTHVPLYRDPGTPCGPLREHWPPTKPPKGEQAPMMDHRNAISVSGGYQYQNVLNEDESVKLVKSVGNIVGVFSGDDHDYCEVVHSAEKDNVREITVKSMSMAMGVPTPGFLMVSLYNPIDANGKPLPGAPKKTLQTHLCLLPNQLATYAKYAGLAFVTIVAISIRSFLVPVLNLTPFALHDEQPQGAILPTIKDKVEDDGTYSMHSTSASSGSQFLTGQSSRTRSGSIRSNGATPAPPPRTKLKKQWGAPHRAPRIEIFADEYGTGMPRLTWKAASQRSRTTIGRVAREIGASTWRVVWMVVLFWAYLAYKG from the exons ATGGCTCCGCCTTACAGCAACGGCAATGGCTACGCCTACAAGGGGTCCAAGAAGCCTGCATCCGCGTCTGCATCTCTCCCGTTCCAACATTACTACAATGACGACAGCTTCCGCGCCCGTTTGAGACCGTTGCTCGCGGCCCTACAACGACTACTGAGAACACTTTGGGCCTTTTGGCAAACCCGCGGCCGACGATTGGCGACCGGCATCATGTGGCAGGCTGGCAGGCGGTTGAGACAGAACCTCACTGCGCGCCGCCTCCTGAGCTTCCCGCACCTGCTGGTGTGCCTCTGGGGCATCGTGCTCCTTTGGGGCGAGGGCTGGGTCTTCAAGAGCCGAGTCGCAGAATGCAAATGGAGCAACTGGGAGAACTGG CCGGCCGGATCGAGCCCACACCACCTCGTCTTCGTTGCTGACCCCCAAATCACCGATCCGAAATCCTACCCCGGCCGTCCGTGGCCCTTGGAAGACCTGACGGTCCTCATCACTGACAACTACATCCGCAGAGGCTACAGGCAGCTCCAATCGCAGCTACGACCTGACTCCCTCTTCTTTCTGGGCGACCTCTTCGACGGTGGGCGAGAGTGGAAGACTGCGCACAGCGACTTCAAGGACCCTCAATGGGCTGTCAACCGACGACCGAAGAACGAGAAAGATCACGTTAAGGGATGGAACGATAATTATGGCCAGAAATACTGGTTGAAGGAATATGAGCGCTTTGGCGACATCTTTTTTGGGAGCTGGGGGCTAGGCGGCTCCAGGGCCGGCGACTGGCAAAGGGGACGCAAGTTGGTGGCGAGCTTGCCAGGGAACCACGATCTTGGCTTTGGAGACCAGGTGAAGGGCTCTGTGAGAGATCGCTTCAACACGTACTTTGGGGACGTGAATCGTGTCGATGTCATTGGCAACCACTCTATCGTCTCCGTCGATAGCTTGTCGCTGAGCGCCGTTTCGTCAAAGCAAGCCGAGGTCGATTTGAAGGCGATCCATACACCTGCGGACGTATTCCTGAAGGACGTCAAGTTTACCAAGAGAAAGGCCGTGGAGCGAGAGTTGCGCTTCTGGAGGGGCGAAGTGGAAGTTGAGCCCCTAGATCATATCGTGGAGGAGCTGGAAACAGCAGACGCCAAGGTGCCAACTATTGCGCCGGGAGAAGAAGGACCCGATTTTCCTACGATTCTTCTCACCCACGTTCCTCTATACCGAGACCCGGGCACGCCTTGCGGACCGCTGCGAGAGCACTGGCCTCCTACGAAACCTCCAAAGGGGGAGCAAGCGCCTATGATGGACCACCGAAATGCAATTTCTGTCTCGGGCGGTTACCAATACCAAAACGTGCTGAACGAGGACGAGTCTGTCAAGCTCGTGAAGAGCGTTGGCAACATCGTTGGAGTGTTCTCCGGCGATGACCACGACTACTGCGAAGTTGTCCACTCGGCAGAAAAGGACAACGTTCGCGAAATCACCGTGAAGAGTATGAGTATGGCCATGGGAGTGCCTACACCTGGCTTCCTCATGGTCAGTTTGTACAACCCGATTGACGCCAACGGCAAACCCCTTCCTGGCGCACCCAAAAAGACGTTGCAAACACACCTTTGCCTGCTTCCGAACCAGCTGGCGACATACGCGAAGTATGCCGGGCTTGCCTTTGTCACCATCGTTGCGATTAGCATAAGATCGTTCCTCGTGCCGGTCCTGAACTTGACACCCTTTGCTTTGCATGACGAACAGCCGCAGGGCGCCATATTGCCGACCATCAAGGACAAGGTCGAAGATGATGGCACTTACAGCATGCACTCGACATCAGCCTCTTCCGGATCTCAATTCCTTACCGGCCAGTCATCCCGGACTAGGAGCGGATCCATCCGCTCCAACGGGGCTACTCCAGCACCGCCGCCAAGAACCAAGTTGAAGAAGCAATGGGGAGCGCCACACCGGGCGCCGCGGATCGAAATTTTTGCAGATGAGTATGGAACTGGCATGCCGCGTTTGACGTGGAAAGCGGCGTCTCAGCGGTCGAGGACGACAATCGGGCGTGTCGCTCGCGAGATCGGTGCCTCGACATGGAGGGTTGTGTGGATGGTTGTCTTGTTTTGGGCCTATCTTGCATATAAGGGGTAG
- a CDS encoding glycosyl hydrolase family 3 N terminal domain-containing protein: MSTVTDSQAGRDVEAPISSPETETSNSTPNTVFSPPYSPPQKIQQLLRDTRVAARKKLDQLTLEEKVSLLTAADFWRTKAIPSKSIPSVKTSDGPNGARGGIFVGGTKAALFPCGVSLAATWNKDLLYEVGQHLADEAKARSANILLAPTVCMHRHPLGGRNFESFSEDPLLTGKLAAQYVRGLQDKGVAATIKHFVGNEQETHRLTIDSIIQERPLREIYLRPFEIAVREANPWALMSSYNLVNGVHADMHNLVLRDILRGEWGYDGTVVSDWGGTNSTAESIIAGCDVEFPYSPNWRFDKVIEALNEGKVTLEDINRAAENVLTLVERLKGDDMSAELPEREDNRESTRFLIRTAGAEGLTLLKNDGAVLPLNRKTTKVAVIGPNANRAIAGGGGSASLNPYYRTLPLDSIRATSEQEVTFAQGCHIYKWLPVASPYCTEKSGKPGINIDWYSGDKFKGEVVVVQRRVNTDLFLWDSAPLAEIGPEWSAVATTYLTPKSTGKHTVSFMSVGPGKLYVDGKLALDLWDWTEEGEAMFDGSVDYLVDVDMEAGKPVELKVEMTNELRPVAKQKQFGITHKYGGCRIGFKEEDQVDFLQEAVDAAKGADVAVVIVGLDAEWESEGYDRQTMDLPSDGSQDRLIEAVVKANPRTVVVNQSGTPVTMPWVDQVPAIIQGWYQGQEAGNALADVLFGIKSPSGKLPDTPAYNNWPGENLKVNYGEGLYIGYRHYERARIEPLFPFGHGLSYTTFEYGRPSISTKTLTSRGTIEVIFAISNVGSVPGSEAVQIYVRDDKSRLPRPEKELVAFEKVFLEAGETKHLTIHLDKYAVGYYDTSVPGWVAEEGTFKILIGASSADIKHSVQFEVKDSFNWVF; this comes from the exons ATGAGCACCGTGACAGACAGTCAAGCGGGGCGCGATGTTGAGGCACCCATCTCTTCGCCCGAAACCGAGACGAGCAACTCGACGCCGAACACGGTGTTTTCTCCGCCATACAGTCCCCCACAGAAGATCCAGCAACTTTTGAGAGACACAAGAGTTGCAGCAAGAAAGAAGTTAGATCAGCTGACCCTGGAAGAGAAG GTCTCGCTGCTTACCGCCGCAGATTTCTGGAGGACAAAGGCTATACCATCCAAGAGCATACCGTCAGTGAAGACATCAGATGGGCCAAACGGTGCCCGTGGTGGTATCTTTGTCGGCGGGACCAAG GCTGCTCTTTTCCCCTGCGGAGTCTCCCTAGCGGCAACCTGGAACAAGGACCTACTCTACGAGGTTGGCCAACACCTTGCCGATGAGGCGAAAGCAAGATCTGCGAACATTCTGCTGGCACCGACAGTCTGTATGCATCGGCATCCCTTGGGCGGGCGTAACTTCGAGTCTTTCTCGGAGGACCCTCTTCTGACTGGCAAATTGGCTGCCCAGTATGTTCGTGGCTTGCAGGATAAGGGCGTGGCCGCAACCATCAAGC ACTTCGTTGGCAATGAGCAAGAGACGCACAGACTGACGATAGATTCTATAATCCAAGAACGTCCCTTGCGCGAGATTTATCTACGACCATTTGAGATTGCTGTACGAGAGGCGAATCCATGGGCTCTTATGTCCTCATACAATCTCGTCAACGGCGTGCATGCAGACATGCACAACCTCGTACTGAGGGATATTCTTAGAGGCGAGTGGGGTTACGATGG AACCGTCGTGTCTGACTGGGGCGGCACAAACTCGACCGCAGAGTCCATTATCGCAGGGTGCGATGTCGAGTTCCCCTACTCCCCAAACTGGCGTTTTGACAAGGTGATTGAGGCCTTGAATGAGGGTAAAGTGACCCTAGAAGACATCAACCGCGCCGCGGAGAACGTCCTCACGCTTGTCGAGCGACTTAAAGGCGATGACATGTCAGCAGAACTGCCAGAGAGAGAAGACAATCGCGAGTCGACGCGCTTTCTGATCCGCACTGCTGGGGCTGAGGGCCTGACGCTTCTCAAGAACGATGGCGCAGTCCTTCCCTTGAACCGCAAGACAACCAAAGTTGCCGTTATAGGGCCAAACGCAAACCGAGCTATTGCCGGTGGAGGAGGAAGTGCAAGCTTGAATCCTTACTACAGAACACTTCCACTGGACAGTATCCGCGCAACTTCTGAGCAAGAGGTTACTTTCGCTCAAGGCTGCCACATTTACAAATGGCTCCCAGTAGCGTCGCCGTACTGTACCGAAAAGTCAGGCAAGCCCGGCATCAACATCGATTGGTACTCTGGGGACAAGTTTAAAGGCGAAGTGGTTGTTGTGCAGCGACGAGTGAATACGGATTTGTTTCTATGGGATTCCGCACCCCTAGCAGAGATTGGTCCCGAGTGGTCAGCAGTCGCGACGACTTACCTTACGCCAAAAAGTACTGGAAAGCATACAGTCAGCTTCATGAGCGTTGGTCCTGGCAAGTTGTATGTGGACGGAAAGCTTGCTCTGGATCTCTGGGACTGGACCGAGGAAGGGGAAGCCATGTTTGATGGGTCTGTGGACTATCTCGTCGACGTCGACATGGAGGCTGGTAAGCCTGTGGAGCTGAAAGTCGAGATGACCAACGAGCTTCGCCCGGTGGCGAAGCAGAAACAGTTTGGCATAACGCACAAGTATGGAGGGTGCCGTATTGGTTTCAAGGAAGAAGACCAAGTTGATTTCCTCCAAGAGGCCGTGGATGCGGCTAAGGGGGCTGACGTAGCAGTTGTCATTGTTGGTTTGGATGCAGAGTGGGAGTCCGAGGGCTACGACAGGCAGACTATGGATCTACCTTCCGACGGTAGTCAGGATCGGCTCATCGAAGCAGTGGTCAAAGCGAACCCTCGTACTGTTGTCGTCAACCAGTCCGGTACACCTGTGACTATGCCTTGGGTCGACCAGGTTCCGGCCATTATTCAGGGATGGTACCAGGGACAAGAGGCCGGCAATGCCTTGGCCGACGTCTTGTTCGGCATTAAATCCCCAAGTGGAAAGCTTCCG GACACTCCGGCTTACAATAATTGGCCTGGCGAGAACCTGAAGGTCAACTACGGCGAAGGCCTATACATTGGGTACCGCCACTACGAGCGAGCAAGAATCGAGCCGCTGTTCCCCTTTGGTCACGGTCTTTCCTACACCACTTTCGAGTACGGCCGTCCATCAATCAGCACAAAGACCCTCACATCTCGGGGCACAATCGAGGTCATTTTTGCAATTAGCAATGTTGGCTCGGTACCTGGTTCCGAGGCTGTGCAGATCTATGTGCGGGATGACAAGTCCAGGCTACCCCGCCCGGAGAAAGAGCTTGTCGCTTTTGAGAAGGTGTTCCTAGAAGCTGGGGAAACGAAGCACCTCACCATTCACCTCGACAAGTATGCCGTGGGCTACTATGACACCTCGGTCCCGGGCTGGGTCGCCGAGGAGGGCACCTTCAAGATCCTTATCGGCGCATCATCTGCTGATATCAA ACACTCCGTTCAGTTCGAAGTCAAGGACTCATTCAACTGGGTCTTTTAG